The following coding sequences lie in one Spartobacteria bacterium genomic window:
- the dnaA gene encoding chromosomal replication initiator protein DnaA, whose product MTINSSTSDIWEKTCEYLSGVLSKDVYDRWIALIDVRNIEGDTIYLTVPNDFYMQWLLDNYSSLIRSAIATVCGEQYQIHLAVDSKERDIPLEEEKLVEELQKQALLSKKNTKISKISKKNLPLNPKYTFDTFVVGPSNNFSHAAALAVAQAPAKAYNPLFIYGGTGLGKTHLMQAIGHFAFDKNDKTQISYVTSEIFVNDYIANLQKGTLIDFRNRYRNMDILLIDDIQFLAGKERMQEEFFHTFNALFDARKQIVLTSDRPASEIQGLEQRLVSRFEWGLTTDLEMPDVETCVAILRRKQELLNVSLPDKLIFYMAERIRTNVRRLEGALIRAVSYRSLTGSELTIERLEYLLRDTLEQESDTEITVERIQEVVAKHYSLTAEDLQRKSRMRDVAFPRQIAMYLCRTLTDLSTTTIGKAFGRDHATVLYACRKVNEYLAEKKEVRDAIYSLNEQLKS is encoded by the coding sequence ATGACTATAAATAGTTCTACTTCAGATATCTGGGAAAAGACTTGTGAATACTTGTCTGGCGTATTATCAAAAGATGTATACGACCGTTGGATTGCACTCATCGATGTGCGCAACATTGAAGGCGATACCATCTATTTAACGGTACCCAATGATTTTTACATGCAATGGCTGCTTGATAATTATTCATCGCTCATTCGCAGTGCGATTGCCACCGTTTGCGGCGAACAATACCAAATTCATCTGGCCGTGGATTCCAAAGAACGGGATATTCCGCTGGAAGAAGAAAAATTGGTAGAGGAATTACAAAAACAGGCGCTTTTATCGAAAAAGAACACAAAAATTTCGAAAATTTCGAAGAAAAACCTTCCGCTTAACCCTAAATATACATTTGACACCTTTGTCGTCGGACCATCGAATAATTTCTCCCATGCCGCCGCTCTGGCTGTTGCTCAGGCACCTGCGAAAGCCTATAATCCGCTCTTTATCTATGGTGGTACCGGTCTCGGAAAAACCCATTTGATGCAGGCTATTGGACATTTTGCCTTTGATAAAAATGACAAAACACAGATTAGCTACGTCACCAGTGAAATTTTTGTGAATGACTATATCGCGAATCTGCAGAAGGGCACTCTGATCGACTTTCGTAACCGCTATAGAAATATGGATATCCTGCTGATTGATGATATTCAGTTCCTCGCCGGCAAAGAACGGATGCAGGAAGAGTTCTTCCATACCTTTAATGCCCTCTTTGACGCACGTAAACAGATTGTGCTGACCAGTGACCGGCCGGCCAGTGAAATTCAGGGACTGGAACAACGGCTGGTATCTCGTTTTGAATGGGGACTGACCACTGATTTAGAAATGCCCGATGTGGAAACCTGCGTGGCTATTTTGCGGCGAAAACAGGAACTGCTGAATGTTTCCCTGCCTGATAAGTTGATTTTCTATATGGCCGAACGAATCAGAACCAATGTTCGGCGACTGGAAGGGGCGCTGATCCGCGCGGTTTCCTACCGCTCACTTACCGGATCTGAACTGACCATCGAACGCCTTGAATACCTCCTGCGGGATACCCTGGAACAGGAATCGGATACAGAAATTACGGTCGAACGTATTCAGGAAGTGGTCGCCAAACATTATTCCCTGACTGCTGAAGATTTACAGCGAAAAAGTCGCATGCGTGATGTGGCCTTTCCCAGGCAGATTGCTATGTATTTATGCCGTACCCTTACCGATTTATCCACCACAACCATTGGTAAGGCCTTTGGCCGCGACCACGCTACAGTGCTCTATGCCTGCCGCAAAGTAAATGAATACCTGGCCGAGAAAAAGGAAGTACGAGACGCCATTTATTCATTGAATGAACAATTGAAGTCATGA
- the dnaN gene encoding DNA polymerase III subunit beta, which translates to MHIKIDRSDIISSVQKVQSVVSTKGSLPSLSNILFSAEDSRLTLFATDLDISIRTVINASIAGSGSITLPGKRIANILKEMPHHEIEMKTDDLVVSVQSGSAFFKIIGMSSEDFPPIPEFEGSCSYTLKQGVLKEMINKTAYATTVLSDSRAALSGLLLQFKDEKVTMVGTDGRRLALVEQEVEFPKDFEEMYILPQKLVTLLTATLGDGEDPVLIKATKNQISFEFADHFIISKLIVDTFPNYRQVIPAQSEHRVVIERELFINAVHRVALMADEDPGRVRMTFEDNHLEITTRAAQIGEAREVIPVRYENESISVAFNPGFLIEPLRKLTSDEIFFEFTNQFSAGVFKCDIPFLYVIMPVRLSN; encoded by the coding sequence ATGCATATCAAAATCGATCGATCAGACATTATTAGCAGCGTTCAGAAAGTACAGAGCGTCGTCAGTACCAAAGGGTCATTGCCATCACTGTCAAATATCCTTTTTTCTGCAGAGGACTCGCGTTTAACTCTTTTTGCCACGGATCTGGATATCAGTATCCGAACGGTTATTAATGCGTCTATTGCCGGTTCCGGCAGCATTACTCTTCCCGGAAAACGTATTGCTAATATTCTTAAAGAAATGCCCCACCATGAGATCGAAATGAAAACCGATGATTTAGTGGTTTCTGTGCAAAGCGGATCGGCATTTTTTAAGATTATCGGTATGTCCAGTGAGGATTTTCCACCTATCCCTGAATTTGAAGGTAGCTGTTCCTATACGTTAAAACAGGGCGTGCTCAAAGAAATGATCAATAAGACGGCCTATGCAACAACGGTATTGAGTGATTCACGCGCGGCTTTGAGCGGGTTGCTGCTTCAGTTCAAAGACGAAAAAGTCACAATGGTTGGCACGGACGGACGCCGTCTGGCACTGGTGGAGCAGGAAGTTGAATTCCCTAAGGATTTTGAAGAAATGTATATTCTTCCGCAAAAACTGGTGACGTTGTTGACCGCGACGCTGGGCGACGGAGAGGATCCCGTGTTGATTAAAGCGACTAAAAACCAGATCTCTTTTGAATTTGCTGACCATTTTATTATTTCTAAACTCATTGTGGATACCTTCCCGAATTATCGTCAGGTTATTCCTGCTCAGTCTGAACACCGCGTAGTGATTGAACGGGAACTTTTTATTAATGCCGTTCACCGTGTTGCACTCATGGCCGATGAAGATCCGGGGCGTGTGCGTATGACTTTTGAGGATAACCATTTGGAAATCACGACTCGGGCGGCTCAGATCGGTGAAGCCAGAGAAGTCATTCCTGTGCGATACGAAAATGAAAGCATATCTGTGGCCTTTAATCCGGGGTTCCTTATCGAACCGCTGCGTAAATTAACCTCCGATGAAATCTTTTTTGAGTTCACTAATCAGTTCAGTGCCGGTGTGTTTAAATGTGATATTCCGTTCCTGTACGTCATTATGCCGGTGCGATTGTCTAACTAA